In the Chromatiaceae bacterium genome, one interval contains:
- a CDS encoding FMN-binding protein, whose protein sequence is MIRTLGGIAMLSGLLVVLVYQWTKPFIAENQRIAIERAVFQVVPGASRRVDVCLDGSGIVEGGTAQGETVYAAFDEQGGLQGLALEAGAQGYQDVVRLLYGYDPVCQCVRGIKILKMTETPGLGDKIAFDPGFLENFDALDATLDPSGSALTNPIRALKHGKKQHPWEIDAISGATISSVAVARAIDNSMQRMAPLIQRHLGALRDAAPAPDAGGER, encoded by the coding sequence ATGATCCGCACGCTCGGCGGCATCGCGATGTTGTCGGGATTGCTGGTGGTGCTCGTGTACCAATGGACCAAGCCCTTCATCGCCGAGAACCAGCGCATCGCGATCGAACGGGCAGTGTTTCAGGTCGTGCCCGGCGCGTCACGCCGGGTCGACGTGTGCCTCGACGGCAGCGGCATCGTCGAAGGCGGGACCGCGCAAGGCGAGACGGTCTACGCCGCGTTCGATGAGCAGGGCGGGCTGCAGGGCCTCGCGTTGGAGGCGGGTGCGCAGGGATACCAGGATGTGGTCAGGCTGCTGTATGGCTACGACCCGGTCTGCCAGTGTGTGCGCGGGATCAAGATCCTGAAGATGACCGAGACCCCGGGGCTGGGCGACAAGATTGCGTTTGATCCCGGATTCCTAGAAAACTTCGACGCCTTGGACGCGACCCTCGATCCGTCGGGCAGTGCGCTGACCAATCCCATCCGGGCCCTGAAGCACGGCAAGAAACAACATCCCTGGGAGATCGATGCGATCTCGGGCGCGACCATCTCCTCGGTCGCGGTGGCCCGCGCGATCGACAACAGCATGCAGCGCATGGCCCCGCTGATCCAGCGCCATCTGGGTGCGTTGCGCGACGCCGCGCCGGCGCCGGACGCAGGAGGTGAACGATAA
- a CDS encoding RnfABCDGE type electron transport complex subunit A yields MQGESLGFIFLNAAIVNNFVLALFLGICPFLGVSAKKETAWNMGLATLFVMLVSSIAAYGINWLLTELDLMFLRLICYIAVIASAVQLVEMFIKRFSPTLFRSLGIFLPLITTNCAILGLALFQTAKEYDFLQSVVYALGAGAGFTLALMLMAGLREKLELAEVPAVSQGAAMSLMLAGLLSLAFMGFAGLGGSHG; encoded by the coding sequence ATGCAGGGTGAGTCGCTCGGTTTCATCTTTCTCAATGCGGCGATCGTCAACAACTTCGTGCTGGCGTTGTTCCTCGGCATCTGCCCGTTTCTCGGCGTTTCCGCAAAGAAGGAGACCGCCTGGAACATGGGGCTTGCGACCCTGTTCGTGATGCTGGTGAGCTCTATCGCCGCATATGGCATCAACTGGCTGTTGACCGAACTCGACCTGATGTTCCTGCGCTTGATCTGCTACATCGCGGTGATCGCATCGGCGGTGCAGCTGGTCGAGATGTTCATCAAGCGATTCAGCCCGACGCTGTTCCGCAGCCTGGGCATCTTTTTGCCACTGATCACGACGAACTGCGCGATCCTCGGTCTGGCGCTGTTCCAGACCGCCAAGGAGTACGATTTCCTGCAGAGCGTCGTGTACGCGCTCGGCGCCGGCGCCGGGTTCACGCTGGCGCTGATGCTGATGGCCGGTCTGCGCGAAAAGCTCGAACTGGCGGAGGTACCTGCGGTGAGCCAGGGTGCGGCGATGAGCCTGATGCTCGCCGGCCTGCTGTCGCTGGCGTTCATGGGGTTCGCCGGATTGGGGGGCTCGCATGGCTGA
- the rsxC gene encoding electron transport complex subunit RsxC, whose product MGFLNLFRRHKTFSHGGIFPVEHKALTAGQAIRRLPFAPQLIVPLSQHKGAPAVPLVVAGQEVVRGEPIARADGHVSVPMHAPATGRVRAIDLRPTAEGPRAPAIVIDVYQAASQEVLYQDPVDAMGLSPQQIVDAVKDAGLVGLGGAAFPSHVKLLPPAGRRIHTLLVNGCECEPYLTCDHRVMLEQTAALLRGIRIVLRATGAERAVIGIEDNKMDAVVEIEARLADDPAISVQAVAAKYPQGAEKMLVESLLGRQVPEGGLPADLGVAVYNVGTLAQIGDLLPQGAGLIERVVTVSGPGVAKPGNYRVPIGTPVGFLLQQTGVIGSANEVILGGPMMGMTVASLEVPVTKGVSGVVVYERGDQDQQPRTVFPCIKCSRCVEACPMHLNPSLLGQLAQKREYGRMQADFHLDQCFECGCCAYVCPSNIPLTQYFRIAKAVNREHPVVAV is encoded by the coding sequence ATGGGCTTCTTGAACCTGTTCAGGCGTCACAAGACGTTCTCGCACGGCGGCATCTTTCCGGTCGAGCACAAGGCGCTGACCGCGGGCCAGGCAATCCGCCGCCTGCCGTTCGCGCCGCAGTTGATCGTGCCGTTGTCGCAGCACAAGGGGGCGCCGGCGGTGCCGCTGGTCGTGGCCGGCCAGGAAGTGGTGCGCGGCGAACCGATTGCCCGCGCCGACGGGCATGTCTCGGTACCGATGCATGCCCCGGCAACGGGGCGGGTCAGGGCGATCGATCTGCGGCCGACCGCCGAAGGGCCGCGCGCGCCGGCGATCGTGATCGACGTATACCAGGCAGCGAGCCAGGAGGTGCTGTACCAGGACCCGGTCGACGCGATGGGACTGTCGCCGCAACAGATCGTCGACGCGGTCAAGGACGCCGGTCTGGTCGGCCTGGGCGGTGCGGCCTTCCCGAGTCACGTCAAACTGCTGCCGCCGGCCGGCAGGCGCATCCATACGCTGCTGGTCAACGGCTGTGAATGCGAGCCCTACCTGACCTGCGACCATCGCGTGATGTTGGAACAGACCGCAGCACTGCTGCGCGGGATCAGGATCGTGCTGCGTGCGACCGGTGCCGAACGTGCGGTGATCGGTATCGAGGACAACAAGATGGACGCGGTCGTCGAGATCGAAGCCCGACTCGCTGACGACCCGGCGATCTCGGTGCAGGCGGTCGCGGCCAAGTACCCACAGGGTGCGGAGAAGATGCTGGTCGAAAGCCTGCTTGGCAGACAGGTCCCCGAGGGCGGTCTGCCCGCCGATCTCGGTGTCGCGGTTTACAACGTCGGGACCCTGGCGCAGATCGGTGATCTGCTGCCGCAGGGTGCCGGTCTGATCGAGCGCGTCGTGACCGTGTCCGGTCCCGGCGTGGCCAAACCCGGCAACTACCGGGTGCCCATCGGTACGCCCGTCGGCTTCCTGCTGCAGCAGACCGGCGTCATCGGCAGTGCCAACGAGGTGATCCTCGGTGGTCCGATGATGGGGATGACGGTCGCGTCGCTGGAGGTACCGGTCACCAAGGGGGTGTCGGGTGTCGTCGTCTACGAACGCGGCGACCAGGACCAGCAGCCACGCACCGTGTTTCCATGCATCAAGTGCTCGCGCTGCGTCGAGGCCTGTCCGATGCACCTGAACCCATCGTTGCTTGGCCAGTTGGCGCAAAAGCGCGAGTACGGGCGCATGCAGGCCGATTTCCACCTCGACCAGTGTTTCGAATGCGGCTGCTGTGCCTACGTGTGCCCGTCGAACATCCCGTTGACCCAGTACTTCCGGATCGCCAAGGCGGTCAATCGGGAGCACCCCGTCGTGGCCGTTTGA
- a CDS encoding RnfABCDGE type electron transport complex subunit B: MSVLGIFLASVLVVANRWLFVLEDPRIDEVEDLLPKANCGACGTPGCRPFAEKLVKGEVDPGLCTVNAKGTNQLIADFLGVELGRHERRVARLACAGGAHVAHIRASYAGLKSCRAAHLVSGGGKGCAWGCLGMGDCATVCTFEAIRMDVHGLPVVDAEKCTACGDCVDVCPKDLFEIHPVSHRLWVACRNREFGDRAEAQCEVICTACERCAVDSPEGLITIVDNLAVIDYGKNRLASKVAIERCPTGAIVWREPDERLTKGRDARPVIRKTALPIG; encoded by the coding sequence ATGTCCGTGTTGGGCATCTTCCTGGCTTCCGTCCTCGTCGTCGCCAATCGTTGGCTGTTCGTTCTCGAAGATCCGCGTATCGACGAGGTCGAGGACCTGTTGCCTAAGGCCAACTGCGGGGCCTGCGGAACACCGGGCTGTCGGCCGTTCGCCGAAAAGCTGGTCAAGGGCGAGGTCGACCCGGGACTGTGTACGGTCAACGCGAAAGGCACCAATCAACTGATCGCGGACTTCCTCGGCGTCGAGCTCGGCAGGCACGAGAGACGCGTGGCGCGGTTGGCCTGCGCCGGCGGTGCACACGTCGCCCATATCCGCGCGTCCTACGCCGGTCTCAAAAGCTGTCGGGCTGCGCACCTGGTGTCCGGTGGCGGCAAGGGTTGCGCCTGGGGCTGCCTCGGGATGGGTGATTGCGCGACCGTCTGCACATTCGAAGCGATCCGGATGGATGTCCACGGCCTACCGGTCGTCGATGCGGAGAAATGCACTGCCTGCGGCGACTGCGTCGATGTCTGTCCGAAGGACCTGTTCGAGATCCATCCGGTCAGCCACCGACTGTGGGTGGCGTGCCGCAACCGCGAGTTCGGCGATCGCGCCGAGGCGCAATGCGAGGTGATCTGCACCGCCTGTGAGCGTTGTGCGGTCGATTCACCGGAGGGGCTGATCACCATCGTCGACAACCTCGCGGTGATCGACTACGGCAAGAACCGGCTTGCCTCCAAGGTTGCGATCGAGCGCTGCCCGACCGGCGCGATCGTCTGGCGCGAACCGGACGAACGCCTGACCAAAGGGCGTGATGCCCGGCCCGTCATCAGAAAGACCGCACTGCCCATCGGGTGA
- a CDS encoding RnfABCDGE type electron transport complex subunit D gives MFRDKPVEIRTAPHLKRPQSVDEIMRNVVYALVPIAAFSILQFGISSLALIVTTTLVAMGTERLFAHLSGKGNTLRDWSVVITGILLALTLPPGFPLWMAAVAAFVAVALGKALFGGLGHNVMNPALVGRAFVQAAFPVAITTWTPAFAPGRFSEFIPSTLTAPFMKPEPVAQWVAGLQIDGFTGATPLAMQKFQHIYVSTTDLFFGGVTGSSGEAPAILIIIGGLFLAVRRMLDWRIPVGVFVGAAVVATPLWLFDSISYPSPMFVWFSGGLMLGAWFMASDMIASPVTPLGAFLYGGLIGVLTVIIRQFGGLAEGVMYAILLANAASPLIASLTQPRVYGGRRRERGT, from the coding sequence ATGTTCAGGGACAAACCTGTTGAGATACGGACCGCACCGCACCTCAAGCGACCGCAATCGGTCGATGAGATCATGCGCAACGTGGTGTACGCCCTGGTGCCGATCGCGGCCTTCTCCATCCTGCAGTTCGGTATCAGTTCGCTGGCGCTGATCGTCACCACGACGCTGGTCGCGATGGGTACCGAACGCCTGTTCGCACACCTGTCGGGCAAGGGCAATACGCTGCGCGACTGGAGTGTGGTGATCACCGGCATACTGCTTGCGTTGACCCTGCCGCCGGGGTTTCCGCTGTGGATGGCGGCGGTTGCGGCGTTCGTCGCTGTGGCACTGGGCAAGGCGCTGTTTGGCGGCCTCGGCCACAATGTGATGAACCCGGCTCTGGTCGGACGGGCATTCGTGCAGGCTGCATTTCCGGTGGCCATCACGACCTGGACGCCCGCTTTCGCGCCCGGGCGCTTCAGCGAGTTCATCCCGTCCACGCTCACCGCGCCGTTCATGAAACCTGAACCGGTTGCGCAGTGGGTCGCCGGTTTGCAGATCGACGGCTTCACCGGCGCGACGCCGCTGGCGATGCAGAAGTTCCAGCACATCTACGTCTCGACCACCGACCTTTTTTTCGGCGGTGTCACAGGGTCGTCGGGTGAGGCGCCAGCGATCCTGATCATCATCGGCGGCCTGTTCCTCGCGGTGCGCCGCATGCTCGACTGGCGTATTCCGGTCGGTGTCTTCGTCGGCGCGGCAGTGGTCGCGACACCGCTGTGGCTGTTCGACAGCATCAGCTACCCATCGCCGATGTTCGTCTGGTTTTCCGGCGGTTTGATGCTCGGTGCCTGGTTCATGGCCAGCGATATGATCGCGTCGCCGGTGACACCGCTCGGCGCCTTTCTGTACGGCGGATTGATCGGGGTGCTGACTGTCATCATCCGACAGTTCGGTGGGCTCGCGGAAGGTGTGATGTACGCGATCCTGCTGGCCAATGCCGCATCGCCCCTGATCGCGTCTCTGACCCAACCGCGTGTCTACGGTGGCAGGCGCAGGGAGCGGGGCACGTGA
- a CDS encoding electron transport complex subunit E, protein MAMLPRQQEQLTLDTFLRGLWEENPVFVMLLGMCPVLAVTNSTLNAIAMGMATTFVLVASSTLISLIRRLIPRQVRIASYIVIIATFVTVVDYVIQAISLDLYNALGAFIQLIVANCVILGRAEAYASKQRLHTTLVNSLGMGAGFTVALLALGTVREVLGNGTLLGFQVMPANFEPWVVMILPPGGFFVLGSWLLLFAFLKQRRERRAAGGEGVSHAG, encoded by the coding sequence ATGGCGATGCTACCGCGTCAACAGGAACAGCTCACGCTGGACACCTTCCTGCGGGGGTTGTGGGAAGAGAACCCGGTATTCGTGATGCTGCTCGGCATGTGCCCGGTGCTCGCGGTGACGAACTCGACGCTGAACGCGATTGCGATGGGGATGGCGACGACCTTTGTGTTGGTCGCGTCGAGCACGCTGATCTCGCTGATCCGGCGGCTGATACCCCGACAGGTGCGCATCGCCAGCTACATCGTGATCATCGCGACCTTCGTGACCGTGGTCGATTACGTGATCCAGGCGATCAGTCTCGATCTCTACAATGCGCTCGGTGCCTTCATCCAGCTGATCGTCGCCAATTGCGTGATCCTCGGTCGTGCCGAGGCCTATGCCTCGAAGCAACGCCTGCACACCACGCTGGTCAACAGTCTCGGAATGGGTGCCGGATTTACGGTGGCACTGCTTGCACTCGGCACGGTACGCGAGGTACTCGGCAACGGCACCCTGCTCGGTTTCCAGGTGATGCCGGCGAACTTCGAGCCCTGGGTGGTGATGATCCTGCCGCCGGGCGGATTCTTCGTGCTCGGGAGCTGGCTGCTGCTGTTCGCGTTCCTGAAACAACGCCGTGAGCGCCGCGCAGCGGGCGGCGAGGGGGTGTCCCATGCAGGGTGA
- a CDS encoding 2-oxoacid:acceptor oxidoreductase family protein → MFGKKTSEPQFKYPGIRMAMDGNSAVIMCEREASDAAGAYPITPSTQMGEYWAEETARGHVNISGKPLVFVEPESEHAAAAVTAGMSMSGLRATNFSSAQGVAFMHESLYAAVGKRLPYVLNIGSRAITKASLNVHCGHDDYHCIDDTGFFQVFANNAQGAADLNLIARKIAELSLTPAAVGQDGFLTTHLIEPLQVPERALIEEFLGRPDDIIASPTPAQRLVYGEKRRRVPEIWDVDNPMLSGSVQNQDAYMQAVAAQRPYFFEHISTIADRVMDEYFALTGRRYHRVGAYRVEDADYLIVGQGSMVVQAQAVVDYLRETRKLKLGVIDITMFRPFPGDLIGHLLRNKKGVAVLERTDQPLAEDLPIMREVRAALTKCLENGHGAHEGRRPYPGYAELGHAEMPPLYSAAYGLGSRDLQPEGLIAAFENMLPDGGQHKFFYLGVDFVREPTDPKDEIRIQRTLDAYPRIKDLALKGSENPDLLPKGAITVRMHSVGGWGAVTTGKNLAMTLYELLGFDIRANPKYGSEKKGQPTTYFLSAAPEPIRLNCEYTYVDVTMSPDPNVFTHSNPLFGLKQGGVFILQSELEAAQDVWARIPVAAQRFIVEHDIRMFHVDGFKIAREEASNAELQFRMQGNAFQGAFFAASPLMERAGLDEAGLFEAIERQLRDKFGDKGERVVQDNLRVVRRGFEEVREITDKVVGSHATARRKALSLPVMLKHLPEADGGVSDIHRFWEQTGAFYNSGRGNGNLADPYQALSLIPASTGVFRDMTQIRFEYPKFVAENCTACGNCYTVCPDSAIPGLVNTIGDVFTAAILRIETQGRPTLHLRRESRGVEKRLRALIETRGEAADVVALIDQAILEHLAESTLDGDARKVLEEEFGLFAAQLGGFAFSVTKPYWSNREKKSKGSGGLFAITVNPYTCKGCMECIEVCDDLALVAEKQTPDAVERMRRDWDFWLDLPTTDPDFIRIDDLEEKAGALETLLLDKGNYQSMLSGDGACMGCGEKTVIHLFTGTVTALMQPRVKRHLAEIDDLINRLETHVRLKLAQGMDLSNLHKIDEAVDSHRDSDLTLAELSGSLAGGAQPVDQKWLRWVSQLLEKLRYLKWQYTEGKTGRGRAEMGIINATGCTSVWGSTFPFNPYPFPWTSHLFQDSPSVAMGIFEGHMRKMADGFKAVRQAKLELDGRYTPAEHDAFFTHFNWKQFSDEEWRLCPPVVSVGGDGAMYDIGFQNLSRALASGMPIKVLVLDTQVYSNTGGQACTSGFVGQVADMSPYGKAWKGKTEIRKEMSLIGMAHRTSFVLQSSMAHVTHLLEGYIDGLNSRRPALFNIYAVCQPEHGVGDDMSNHQSKLAVESRGYPLFRYDPDAGVTFEECCSIEGNPGLDEDWPEYTLQYQTEDGRQDSLEVPLTFADFALTEGRFRKHFRKAPPETWHDDMVPLAEFIDLDEDDREGRFPYIWATDAKNRLVRVLVAQELVTSTVERRDFWRQLKSLVGVDRRVDLEQVRAETQAEMARSITAGLLALANGGDASALSGLTVPTATAQVVPGSAPAANLPWDYEPVWVETPECTACDECTEIAPKVFRYNDQKQAVVIDPKGAAFKDIVKAAEKCTAGCLHPGTPWNAGEKDLDKLIKRAEKYQ, encoded by the coding sequence ATGTTCGGCAAGAAGACCAGTGAACCGCAGTTCAAGTACCCCGGCATCCGCATGGCGATGGACGGCAACAGCGCCGTGATCATGTGCGAGCGCGAGGCCTCGGATGCAGCAGGGGCCTATCCGATCACCCCGTCGACCCAGATGGGGGAGTACTGGGCGGAAGAGACCGCCCGGGGGCACGTCAACATCTCGGGCAAGCCGTTGGTGTTCGTCGAACCGGAATCGGAACATGCCGCAGCGGCGGTGACGGCCGGGATGTCCATGTCGGGCCTGCGCGCGACCAACTTCTCGTCGGCCCAGGGTGTGGCCTTCATGCACGAATCCCTGTATGCCGCGGTCGGCAAGCGCCTGCCTTATGTGCTGAATATCGGCAGCCGGGCGATCACCAAGGCCTCGCTGAACGTGCATTGCGGTCACGACGACTACCACTGCATCGACGATACCGGCTTCTTCCAGGTGTTCGCGAACAACGCGCAGGGTGCCGCCGACCTGAACCTGATCGCACGCAAGATCGCCGAGCTATCGCTCACACCGGCCGCGGTCGGCCAGGACGGCTTTCTGACCACCCACCTGATCGAACCACTGCAGGTGCCCGAGCGTGCGCTGATCGAGGAGTTCCTCGGCCGACCCGACGACATCATCGCCAGCCCGACGCCGGCACAACGCCTTGTGTACGGCGAGAAACGCCGCCGGGTCCCCGAGATATGGGATGTAGACAACCCGATGCTCTCGGGTTCGGTACAGAACCAGGATGCGTACATGCAGGCAGTCGCCGCACAGCGCCCCTATTTCTTCGAACATATCTCGACCATCGCCGACCGGGTGATGGACGAGTACTTCGCGCTGACGGGAAGGCGCTACCACCGGGTCGGCGCGTACAGGGTGGAGGATGCCGACTATCTGATCGTCGGCCAGGGCAGCATGGTGGTGCAGGCGCAGGCGGTCGTCGATTACCTGCGCGAAACCCGCAAGCTCAAGCTCGGCGTGATCGACATCACGATGTTCCGACCTTTCCCCGGCGACCTCATCGGGCACCTGCTGCGCAACAAGAAAGGTGTCGCGGTGCTCGAACGCACCGACCAGCCGCTCGCCGAGGACCTGCCGATCATGCGCGAGGTGCGCGCGGCGCTGACGAAGTGTCTCGAGAACGGCCATGGCGCACACGAGGGGCGCAGGCCGTACCCGGGTTACGCCGAGCTGGGCCATGCCGAGATGCCGCCGCTGTATTCCGCGGCCTACGGACTGGGTTCGCGCGATCTGCAGCCCGAGGGGCTGATCGCGGCGTTCGAGAACATGCTGCCGGACGGCGGCCAGCACAAGTTTTTCTATCTCGGCGTGGATTTCGTGCGCGAGCCGACCGACCCGAAGGATGAGATCCGCATTCAGCGTACGCTTGATGCCTATCCACGGATCAAGGACCTGGCGCTGAAGGGCAGCGAAAACCCGGACCTGCTGCCCAAGGGTGCGATTACCGTGCGCATGCACTCGGTCGGTGGCTGGGGCGCGGTCACCACCGGCAAGAACCTCGCGATGACCCTGTACGAACTGCTCGGTTTCGACATCCGTGCCAACCCGAAATACGGTTCCGAGAAAAAGGGACAGCCGACGACCTATTTCCTTTCGGCGGCGCCGGAGCCGATCCGCCTGAACTGCGAGTACACCTACGTCGATGTGACGATGTCGCCCGATCCGAACGTGTTCACCCACTCGAACCCGCTGTTCGGATTGAAGCAGGGCGGTGTGTTCATCCTGCAGTCCGAACTGGAGGCCGCGCAGGATGTCTGGGCGCGCATCCCGGTCGCCGCTCAGCGCTTCATCGTCGAGCACGACATCCGCATGTTCCATGTGGACGGCTTCAAGATCGCGCGTGAAGAGGCATCCAATGCCGAGCTGCAGTTCCGCATGCAGGGCAATGCCTTCCAGGGTGCGTTTTTCGCCGCGTCGCCGCTGATGGAACGTGCCGGACTCGACGAGGCCGGCCTGTTCGAGGCGATCGAACGCCAGCTGCGCGACAAGTTCGGCGACAAGGGCGAGCGCGTGGTGCAGGACAACCTGCGCGTCGTACGCCGCGGTTTCGAAGAGGTCCGCGAGATCACCGACAAGGTGGTGGGCAGCCACGCGACTGCAAGGCGCAAGGCGCTGTCGCTGCCGGTGATGCTCAAACACCTGCCCGAGGCCGACGGTGGCGTATCCGACATCCACCGTTTCTGGGAGCAGACCGGTGCCTTCTACAACAGCGGTCGTGGCAACGGCAACCTGGCCGATCCGTACCAGGCGCTGTCGTTGATCCCGGCCTCGACCGGCGTGTTTCGCGACATGACCCAGATCCGCTTCGAGTACCCGAAGTTCGTCGCGGAGAACTGTACCGCCTGCGGCAACTGCTACACGGTCTGCCCGGACAGCGCGATCCCGGGCCTGGTCAATACCATCGGGGATGTTTTCACCGCGGCGATCCTGCGTATCGAGACCCAGGGTCGGCCGACGCTACACCTGCGGCGCGAGTCGCGCGGGGTCGAGAAGCGCCTGCGTGCATTGATCGAGACGCGCGGAGAGGCGGCCGATGTCGTGGCGCTGATCGACCAGGCGATCCTCGAGCACCTCGCGGAGAGCACGCTCGACGGTGACGCCAGGAAGGTGCTCGAAGAGGAGTTCGGCCTGTTCGCGGCACAACTCGGTGGTTTTGCCTTCAGCGTGACCAAGCCGTACTGGAGCAATCGCGAGAAAAAGAGCAAGGGAAGCGGCGGTTTGTTCGCGATCACCGTCAACCCCTACACCTGCAAGGGCTGCATGGAATGCATAGAGGTCTGCGACGATCTGGCCCTGGTCGCGGAGAAACAGACGCCCGATGCGGTCGAACGCATGCGCCGCGACTGGGACTTCTGGCTCGACCTGCCGACCACAGATCCCGATTTCATCCGCATCGACGACCTCGAAGAGAAGGCCGGCGCCCTGGAGACACTGTTGCTCGACAAGGGCAACTACCAGTCGATGCTGTCCGGCGATGGCGCCTGTATGGGTTGTGGCGAGAAAACGGTGATCCACCTGTTTACCGGTACCGTGACCGCGCTGATGCAGCCACGCGTGAAGCGTCATCTGGCGGAGATCGACGACCTGATCAACCGTCTCGAGACCCATGTGCGCCTCAAGCTCGCGCAGGGGATGGATCTTTCCAACCTGCACAAGATCGACGAGGCGGTGGACAGTCATCGGGACAGCGATCTGACACTGGCCGAGCTGTCGGGTTCGCTCGCCGGGGGTGCGCAACCGGTCGACCAGAAGTGGCTGCGTTGGGTCTCCCAACTGCTGGAGAAACTGCGATACCTGAAGTGGCAATACACCGAGGGCAAGACCGGCAGGGGGCGCGCCGAGATGGGCATCATCAACGCCACCGGCTGCACCTCGGTGTGGGGTTCGACCTTCCCGTTCAATCCCTATCCGTTCCCGTGGACCAGCCACCTGTTTCAGGATTCGCCGTCGGTTGCGATGGGCATCTTCGAAGGTCACATGCGCAAGATGGCCGACGGCTTCAAGGCGGTGCGCCAGGCCAAGCTCGAACTCGACGGCAGGTACACGCCGGCCGAGCACGATGCGTTCTTCACCCACTTCAACTGGAAGCAGTTCAGTGACGAGGAGTGGCGGCTGTGTCCACCGGTGGTCAGTGTCGGCGGCGATGGCGCCATGTACGACATCGGTTTCCAGAATCTTTCACGTGCGCTGGCGTCGGGCATGCCGATCAAGGTGCTGGTGCTCGACACCCAGGTCTATTCCAACACCGGCGGACAGGCCTGTACCTCCGGATTCGTCGGTCAGGTCGCCGATATGTCACCGTATGGCAAGGCCTGGAAGGGCAAGACCGAGATCCGCAAGGAGATGAGCCTGATCGGCATGGCACATCGCACCTCGTTCGTGCTGCAGAGTTCGATGGCGCATGTCACCCACCTCTTGGAGGGTTACATCGACGGTCTGAACAGCCGCCGACCGGCGCTGTTCAACATCTATGCCGTGTGCCAGCCGGAGCATGGTGTCGGCGACGATATGTCGAACCATCAGTCGAAGCTGGCGGTCGAGTCGCGCGGTTATCCGTTGTTCCGTTACGACCCGGATGCAGGCGTGACCTTCGAGGAATGCTGCTCGATCGAAGGCAACCCGGGGCTGGACGAAGACTGGCCGGAATACACGCTGCAATACCAGACCGAGGACGGTCGGCAGGACAGCCTCGAGGTGCCATTGACCTTCGCCGATTTTGCGCTCACCGAGGGGCGCTTCCGGAAACACTTCCGTAAGGCGCCGCCCGAGACCTGGCACGACGACATGGTCCCCCTGGCCGAATTCATCGATCTCGACGAGGACGATCGAGAGGGGAGGTTCCCCTACATCTGGGCGACCGATGCCAAGAACCGCCTGGTGCGCGTGCTGGTTGCACAGGAGCTCGTGACCTCGACCGTGGAGCGCCGTGATTTCTGGCGCCAGCTCAAGTCGCTGGTCGGTGTCGACAGGCGGGTGGACCTGGAGCAGGTGCGTGCCGAGACGCAGGCCGAGATGGCGCGTTCGATCACGGCGGGTCTGCTCGCGCTGGCCAATGGCGGTGATGCGTCGGCATTGAGTGGATTGACCGTGCCGACGGCGACCGCCCAGGTCGTGCCGGGCAGCGCCCCGGCGGCCAACCTGCCGTGGGACTACGAGCCGGTCTGGGTGGAGACGCCCGAGTGCACCGCGTGTGACGAATGCACCGAGATCGCACCGAAGGTGTTCCGGTACAACGATCAGAAACAGGCGGTCGTGATCGACCCCAAGGGCGCGGCGTTCAAGGACATCGTCAAGGCCGCGGAAAAGTGTACCGCCGGGTGTCTGCATCCCGGCACACCCTGGAATGCCGGCGAGAAGGACCTCGACAAGTTGATCAAGCGGGCGGAGAAGTACCAGTAA